GTTGTTGAAGAAAACCTTAATTAATAGTACATGGGACAAAAAGTAAATCCGATAGCAAATCGTTTGGGCTTCATCAAAGGATGGGATTCAAACTGGTTCGGTGGTGATAATTACGGCGATAAGCTGGTTGAAGACCAAAAGATCAGGAAATACCTGAATGCTCGTTTGGCCAAAGCCAGTATATCAAGAATCGTTATTGAACGTACCTTGAAGCTAATCACCATCACCGTTCATACTTCTCGCCCAGGTATTATCATTGGTAAAGGCGGTCAGGAAGTTGACAAACTGAAAGAAGAATTAAAAAACATTACCAAAAAAGAGGTTCAAATCAACATTTTCGAGATCAAACGTCCTGAACTCGATGCCAAGATTGTTGCAAATAATATTGCACGTCAGATCGAGGGTAAAATAGCTTACCGCAGGGCAGTGAAAATGGCCATCGCTTCAACCATGAGAATGGGAGCAGAAGGAATCAAAGTATTGGTTTCGGGACGCTTAAACGGAGCAGAAATGGCTCGTTCTGAAATGTATAAAGACGGCCGTACTCCACTTCATACTTTGCGTGCAGATATCGACTACGCATTGGCTGAAGCCCTGACTAAAACCGGTTTAATCGGTGTAAAAGTTTGGATTTGTAAGGGTATGGTATACGGAAATCGTGACCTTTCACCTAACCTTGGCCAAAAATCAGGCCGTCCGGGTGGAAACAGAGGTGGCGGAAATCGTAATCGTCGAAGAAAATAGTGGTTTAACACTCACAATTTAAAAAAGGATGTTACAGCCAAGAAAAGTAAAATTTAGAAGAGTACAAAAGGGCCGAATTAAAGGTAATGCGCAACGCGGAAACCAGTTAGCATTCGGTTCATTTGGAATAAAGTCGTTGGAAGAATCGTGGCTTACCGGTAGGCAGATTGAAGCTGCCAGGGTTGCGGTAACACGTTATATGCAACGTCGTGGTCAAATATGGATTCGCGTATTCCCCGATAAACCAATTACCAAAAAACCCGCCGAAGTAAGGATGGGTAAAGGAAAAGGTGCTCCTGAAGGATTTGTTGCTCCGATAGCTCCGGGGCGTGTAATTATTGAAGCCGAAGGCGTTCCAATGGAAACAGCCAAAGAAGCTTTAAGACTTGCCGCTCAGAAACTGCCGGTAAAAACAAAGTTTATGGTTAGACGTGATTATGTTGAAGAATAAAATTAGGTGAATCATGAAAGTAAGTGAAATCAAAGAAATGACGAACAACGAAATCGTTGAACGTCTGCAGATTGAAAAAGAAAATCTTGTTCGCCTAAGAATGAATCATGCAGTATCTCCGCTTGAAAATCCTAACAAGTTGAAGGAAACTAAAGCTACAATTGCACGATTGAATACAATTCTTCGCGAAAGAGAATTAAACGAAAATCAGAATTAATTCAACGATGGAAAATAAAGAAAGAAATCTCAGAAAAGAGAGAATCGGGGTCGTTGTTAGTGATAAAATGGATAAATCAATTGTGGTGGCTGAAAAACGTAAAGTTAAGCACCCAATTTACGGTAAGTTTGTTAACAAAACTACCAAATTCCATGTCCACGATGAGAAAAATGATTGCAACGTTGGAGATACAGTAAGGATTATGGAAACTCGTCCTTTAAGTAAAACCAAATGTTGGAGAGTAGTTGAAATAATTGAAAGAGCTAAGTAATCATGGTACAACAAGAATCAAGATGTTCGGTAGCCGATAACAGTGGAGCAAAAGAAGTTTTAGTGATCCGTGTATTAGGCGGGACACGTAAACGATATGCTACATTGGGCGACACTGTAGTGGTTACTGTTAAAAGTGCAATTGCCGGAGGCGAAATGAAAAAAGGTACTGTATCGCGCGCTATTGTTGTTCGTACGAAAAAAGAAAATCGTCGTCAGGACGGTTCTTATATTCGTTTTGATGATAACGCCGTAGTACTTCTAAATAACGCCGGAGAAATGCGTGGAACACGTATATTCGGGCCTGTTGCACGTGAATTACGCGAGAAGAATATGAAAATTATTTCACTCGCTCCAGAAGTATTGTAAAAAGAAAAAAGCTCAAAATGCAGAAAAAGTTACACATAAAAAAAGGTGACACTGTGGTAGTGATTACAGGAAACAGTAAAGGCCAAAAAGGTCGTGTGCTGGAAGTAATTCGCAAAACCGACAGAGCAATAGTTGAAGGTGTTAACATGATAAAAAAGCATACCAAACCAAACGCGCAAGCGCCACAGGGAGGTATCATCGAACAGGAAGCACCGGTGCATATTTCTAACCTTATGCTAGTTGATCCTAAAACAGGAGAAGCCACGCGCATAGGAAGGAAATTGAATGACGATGGTAAATTAGTTCGTATTTCTAAAAAATCAGGAGAGGAGATTAAGTAATGGCTTACGTACCAACTCTTAAAAAGAAATATCAGGAAGAAATAATCCCTGCACTAAAGAAAGAGTTCGATTACTCTTCTGTAATGCAGGTTCCGAAATTAGAAAAGATAATCCTTAACCAAGGTGTAGGAGCTGCAATCGCCGATAAAAAATTAATCGACGTAGCACAAACAGAGATGACAATGATCGCCGGCCAGCAAGCCGTACAAACAGTGTCGAAAAAGGATATCTCTAATTTCAAATTGAGAAAGAAAATGCCAATTGGCGTGCGTGTTACATTGCGTCGCGACCAAATGTATGAATTCTTAGACCGTTTAATTGCTGTGGCACTGCCACGTATTCGCGACTTTAAAGGTATCGAAAGCAAAATGGACGGCCGCGGAAACTACACTCTTGGCGTTCCGGAACAAATAATTTTCCCGGAGATTGTACTTGATAAAGTAAGTAAGATCAACGGAATGAATATTACCTTTGTCACTTCTGCAAAAACCGATGAAGAAGGTTTTGCTTTGTTGAAAGAATTAGGTTTACCATTTAAAAACGTTAAAAAGAACTAATAATGGCTAAAGAATCAATGAAGGCACGCGAAGTGAAACGTGCAAAATTAGTTGAGAAATACGCCGAAAAACGAGCCAGGCTGAAAGCTGAAGGCGACTGGGAAGGTTTGCAAAAACTGCCAAAGAACTCGTCGAAAGTACGTTTGCACAACCGTTGTAAACTAAGCGGACGTCCGAAAGGATATATGCGCCAATTCGGTATCAGCAGGATTGATTTTAGGGAAATGGCCTCAAACGGTTTAATTCCCGGAGTTAAAAAGGCAAGTTGGTAATCGTTAAAAGAAACTTGAAAAATGAGTAAAGTAACAGATCCAATAGCAGATTATCTGACAAGGGTAAGAAATGCAATTATGGCGAAAAACCGTGTAGTTGACATTCCAGCTTCAAATTTAAAGAAAGAGATAACTAAACTTTTGAAAGAAAAAGGGTACATCTTAAACTACAAATTTGAAGAAGGTGTTGGTGTGCAAGGCAACATAAAAATTGCATTGAAATACAATCCGGAAACAAAAGTATCTGCAATAAAAGCGTTAGAACGCATTAGTAAACCAGGTTTACGTCAGTACTGCGACACAACCAGTATTCCACGTGTACTAAATGGTTTAGGCATAGCAATAATCTCTACCTCGAAAGGTGTAATTACCGATAAAGAAGCTCGCGAGCTTAACGTAGGTGGAGAAGTTTTATGTTACGTGTATTAATAGGGAGGAACAGTCATGTCAAGAATAGGAAAATTACCCATTTCAATCCCTGCGGGAGTAGAAGTTAAAGTTAACGACGAAAATGTTGTTAGCGTTAAAGGCCCACTAGGTGAATTGACTCAGCAAGTTGATCCGGTAATCGAGGTATCCGTTGAAGACGGAACTATCGAGGTTAAAAGAAGCGGTGATTCAAAACGCGAAAAGTCAATGCACGGACTGTATCGTTCTCTGGTTAATAACATGGTGGAAGGTGTATCGAAAGGATACGAGATTAAGTTGGAATTAGTTGGTGTAGGTTATCGTGCAGAAGTTCTGCCCAATAATGTATTAGACCTTGTATTAGGTTTTGCTCACCATACTTACCTGCAACTTCCTTCTGAAGTTAAAGTAGAGGCAGTATCTGATAAACGTAGTACTCCAACCGTGACATTAAAAAGTCACGACAAACAATTAATTGGTCAAGTAGCTGCAAAAATCAGATCATTCCGTAAACCTGAACCTTACAAAGGAAAAGGTATTAAGTTTGTTGGCGAAGTATTGAGGCGTAAAGCTGGTAAAGCCGCTGCAAAATAATTTTTTAAAAGATTAATTATTATGGCATTAACAAAAGTTCAAAGGCGAGCAAGAATAAAAAGTCGCGTACGCACAGTTGTTTCCGGCACAGCAGAACGTCCAAGATTAAGTGTATACAGAAGTAACAAACAAATCTACGTTCAGGTTATCGACGATGTACAAGGAACAACTTTATTAGCAGTTTCATCATCAGATAAAGGTATCGCTGATGCCAGCGGAACAAAAAGTGAAAAAGCTGCAATGGTTGGTAAAGCAGTTGCTGAAAAAGCACTGGCAGCCGGAATTACTGAAGTTGTATTCGACAGAGGTGGTAACTTATACCACGGAAGAGTAAAACAATTAGCTGACGCTGCCCGCGAAGGCGGCCTTAAATTCTAATAATTATGGCGAAAGTAAGTAATAAAGTAAAAACAAGCGACCTGGAATTAAAAGACAGGTTGGTAGCCATTAACCGTGTAACCAAAGTAACAAAGGGTGGACGTACATTCAGTTTCTCTGCCATTGTTGTTGTTGGAAACGAGGATGGAATTGTAGGTTGGGGCCTTGGTAAAGCAAGCGAAGTAACTACTGCAATTGCAAAAGGTATTGACGCAGCTAAAAAGAACCTGGTAAAAGTTCCGGTAATTAACGGAACAATACCGCACGAACAAACAGCAAAATTTGGAGGAGCAAACATTTTGTTAAAACCAGCTTCATCGGGTACTGGTCTAAAAGCCGGGGGTGCAATGCGTGCCGTACTTGAAAGCGCTGGTGTACACGACGTACTGGCAAAATCAAAAGGTTCATCCAACCCACACAACCTGGTAAAGGCAACAATGGAAGCACTTACCGAGTTGCGGGATGCTTATATGGTAGCAGAACACAGAGGTGTATCACTGGAAAAAGTTTTTAAAGGATAACACAGTTATGGCTAAATTAAAAATTACACAAGTAAAAAGTGGTATCGGTTCAACAAAACGCCAAAAAGCAACACTTGAAGCGTTAGGTTTGAAAAAATTGAACCAAACTGTTGTTCACGAGGCTACTCCTCAAATTGTTGGTATGGTTAACAAAATGAGGCATTTAATTAGTGTTGAAGAAGTTAAGTAATATTTCAAACCATTGAAATTATGAAACGGGTCTTGATTACTCGAGACCCGTTCCATCTTATTCAATTGAATATTAAAATATTTAATAAGATGAATTTAAGTAACTTACAACCTGCAGAAGGATCGACTAAAACAACAAAACGAATTGGTCGTGGTCAGGGCTCAGGCCGTGGCGGTACATCAACTCGTGGTCATAAAGGCCAAAAGTCGCGTTCAGGTTACTCCAGGAAAATTGGTTTCGAAGGCGGTCAGATGCCTTTGCAACGTGTAGTTCCTAAAATGGGATTTAAAAACATTAATCGTGTTGAATACAAAGCAATCAACCTTGATGTTCTTGAAAACCTGGCTACAAAAAAGAACCTGACGGTAATTGACAAAGAGTCCTTGGTTAGCGCAGGTATCGCGTCGAAAAACGACAAGATTAAAATTCTTGGCGGTGGTACTTTAACTAAAAAACTAGAAGTTAAAGCCAACGCATTTTCAAAAAGCGCGAAAGAAGCAATAGAAAAATTAGAAGGAACAACTGAAATACTTTAAACCGTAATGAAACGATTTATAGAGACCCTAAAGAATATTTATAAGATTGAAGATCTAAGGTTCAGAATTGGAACAACACTTTTTTTCCTGTTAATTTACAGGTTAGGCTCGTTTGTTTCGCTTCCGGGAATCGATCCGGCACAGTTACAAAACCTGCAAAATCAAACATCAGATGGTCTGCTGGGATTGATTAACATGTTTTCGGGTGGTGCCTTTGCACAGGCTTCTATCTTTGCTTTAGGAATCATGCCGTATATTTCTGCCTCAATTGTTATCCAGTTAATGGGTATCGCAGTTCCCTATTTCCAGAGGTTGCAGAAAGAGGGAGAGTCAGGAAGAAGGAAAATTAACCAGATTACACGGTATTTAACTGTGCTAATTCTGATTCCGCAGGCATCGGCATATCTTACCAATCTTCATTACCAACTGCCCGATTCGGCATTCGCACTGAGTGGAATATGGTTTAATGCTCCATCCATTGTGATTTTAACTGCCGGTTCGATGTTTGTTTTATGGTTAGGTGAACGTATTACCGATAAAGGTATTGGTAATGGTATCTCCTTAATCATTATGATTGGTATTATTGCCCGTTTACCCATGTCGGTTGTACAAGAATTCGGTAACCGAATTAACCAACAGGGTGGAGGTTTAGTAATGTTCCTGGTAGAGTTTGTTATCTTGTTTATCGTATTTATGGCATCAATTGCCCTGGTACAGGGAACCCGTAGGATTCCGGTACAGTACGCTAAACGAATTGTAGGTAACAAGCAATACGGCGGAGTACGTCAGTACATCCCTCTTAAAGTGAATGCCGCAGGTGTAATGCCTATCATTTTTGCTCAGGCAATTATGATGGTGCCTATTACAATTGTTGGTGTTGCTAATTCTGAAAATTTGCGTGGTGTTGCGGCTGCTCTATCAAACATCACAGGTTTTTGGTATAATTTAACACAATTTTTATTAGTGGTAGCTTTTACGTATTTTTACACCGCTATTACTATTAACCCAACACAAATGGCAGAAGACATGAAGAAAAACGGCGGTTTTATTCCGGGGGTTAAACCCGGTAAGAAAACGGTTGAGTTTTTGGATACTGTAATGTCGCGCATAACTTTACCAGGATCAATTTTTCTTGGTTTAGTAACAATAATGCCGGCATTTGCCATGATGATGGGAATTAGCCAGTCGTTTGCCCTGTTTTACGGTGGTACATCGCTGCTTATTCTTGTTGGTGTAGTGTTAGATACCTTACAGCAAATTGAAAGTCACTTGTTGATGCGCCATTATGATGGTTTGATGCAATCAGGCCGAATTAAAGGACGTCCGGGTATTGGAGGAATGTAAAACAAATTGTAGAGAGATTTATTTAGTAGTTAAACTTATTCAAAAAAAATTAAAAGTAGTTTTTTATGGCAAAACAACCATCCATAGAACAAGATGGAACAATTATAGAAGCATTATCAAACGCAATGTTTCGGGTTGAACTGGAAAATGGTCATGTAATTACAGGACACATTTCCGGGAAAATGAGAATGCATTATATTAAAATTTTGCCAGGGGATAAGGTAAAAGTCGAAATGTCTCCTTACGATTTAACTAAAGGTAGAATTACATTTAGGTACAAAAACTAAAGATTGTATAGGAAACGAGTCCCGGCCTAAGTCGGGCATCGATACAAAAAATTAAAAAAATAATAAGATGAAAACTCGTGTTTCAGTAAAAAAACGTAGCGAAGACTGCAAAATTATACGCAGAAAAGGACGTTTGTATGTGATTAATAAAAAGAACCCTAAGTTTAAACAACGTCAAGGGTAATTAATCTTTTAAAAAGAAGAATTTTATGGCACGTATTGTAGGTGTTGATATTCCAAGTAATAAAAGAGGTGAGGTTGCTCTTACCTATATTTATGGTATTGGCCGCAGCAGGGCAATAACTATCCTGGATGAAGCAGGTGTAGACAGAAACCTGAAAGTACAGGATTGGAACGACGAACAGTTGGCCGCTATTCGTGGAGTTATCGGCGATAACTTCAAAGTAGAAGGTGAATTGCGTTCTGAAGTACAAATGAACATTAAGCGATTAATGGACATTGGTTGTTACCGTGGTATCCGTCATCGTATCGGTTTACCGGTACGCGGGCAGAGCACAAAAAACAACGCACGTACCCGTAAAGGGAAACGTAAAACTGTTGCGAATAAAAAAATGGCCACTAAATAAGGAATTTAAGTTATGGCAAAAAAGACAGGATCAAGTAGAAAGAGAACGGTGGTGGTTGAAGCCAATGGAATGGCTCATATCCACTCGTCTTTCAACAATATCATCATTACGCTGACAAATATGAACGGAGAGGTAATCTCTTGGTCGTCAGCCGGAAAAAAAGGATTCCGTGGTTCTAAAAAGAACACTCCTTATGCAGCTCAGGTAGCTTCAGAAGAGTGTGCTAAAACTGCTTATGACCTTGGACTACGTAAAGTTAAGGTATATGTTAAAGGACCTGGTAACGGTCGTGAATCGGCAATCAGAGCTTTGGCTACCATCGGTATACAGGTTACTGAAATTGTTGATGTTACACCGCTTCCACACAATGGATGCAGGCCACCTAAAAGACGTAGAGTTTAATTTTAAAACGAAAAGGAAATGGCAAGATATAGAGGACCAAAATCTAAAATCGCTCGTAAATTCGGTGAACCAATCTTCGGACCGGATAAAGTGTTCGAACACAAGAACTATCCTCCGGGGATGCACGGTTTATCTTCTAAAAGAAGAAAAACCTCGGAATACGGGCTACAGTTGAAAGAAAAGCAAAAAGCTAAATATACTTACGGTGTATTGGAAAGACAATTCCGTACCCTTTTCAAAAAAGCTTCGGCTTCTAAAGGGGTAACCGGTGAAGTTTTACTGCAGTTGTTAGAGTCTCGTCTCGACAATGTTGTATTCCGTATGGGTATTGCTAAAACACGTGCAGCTGCACGTCAGTTTGTTTCACACAAACATATTACTGTTAATGGAAGCGTAGTAAATATTCCTTCGTACTCGGTTAAACCTGGCGACATTATCGGTGTTCGCGAGAAATCTAAATCGTTAGAGGAAATTACTGACTCATTGCATTCGCGCAGAAGTTCACAATACGAATGGTTGGAATGGGATGGCGAGCAAATGGCCGGAAAATTTTTGAACCGTCCTGAACGTGAGGAAATTCCAGAAAACATCAAAGAGCAACTAATCGTAGAGTTGTATTCAAAATAATAAAATTACTTAGAATATTATGGCAATATTAGCATTCCAAAAGCCTGACAAGGTAATAATGTTAGAATCCGATGACAAGTTCGGACAATTCGAGTTTCGTCCCCTGGAACCGGGATACGGTATTACAATTGGTAATGCACTTCGTCGTATTCTGTTATCGTCGTTGGAAGGCTATGCAATTACTACTGTTAAAATAGAAGGTGTTGACCATGAGTTTTCTACGATTAAAGGAGTTATTGAAGATGTAACCGATATTATCCTTAATCTGAAGCAGGTACGTTTTAAAAACGAGGTGGAAGATTTTGACAGCGAAAAAGTAACAATCTCAATTACCGGGCAAGAAGAATTTACTGCCGGAGACATTAACAAATTTATGACCGGTTTTAGGGTGTTAAACCCCGAAATGGTGATTTGTAGAATGGAACCCGATGTAAAAATTCAGATGGAGTTAAACATCAGCAAAGGACGTGGATACGTTCCTGCTGTTGAAAACAAACCGGTTGAAGAGGAGTTTGGTGTAATTCCAATCGACTCGATTTATACGCCAATTAAAAAGGTGAAATACGCTGTTGAAAACTATCGTGTTGAGCAAAAAACCGACTACGAAAAGCTGGTTTTGGATATTGCTACCGATGGTTCAATTCACCCGAAAGACGCGCTGAAAGAAGCTGCAAAAATTCTGATTTATCACTTCATGTTGTTCTCAGACGAAAAGATCACTCTTGATACGGATGAGAAATTTGCAAACGAAGAGTTTGATGAAGAAGTACTGCACATGCGTCAGTTGTTAAAAACCAAATTGGTAGATATGGATCTTTCAGTTCGTGCATTGAACTGTTTGAAAGCTGCCGATGTAGACACATTGGGTGACTTGGTTACATACAACCGAAACGACTTGCTGAAATTCAGAAACTTTGGTAAAAAATCGTTGACTGAGCTTGACGACCTTTTGGATAACATGGGACTGAATTTTGGAATGGATATTTCGAAGTATAAATTGGATAAGGAGTAAAAGGCAATGAGACATAATAAGAAATTTAATCACTTAGGCCGTAAAGCTGCGCATCGTAAAGCGATGTTGGCTAACATGGCAAGTTCGCTTATCGCACATAAGCGAATTTCAACCACAGTTGCCAAGGCTAAAGCTTTGCGTATGTACGTTGAGCCATTAATTACAAAGGCAAAAGACGATACTACACACTCGCGCAGGGTTGTTTTTAGTTACTTGCAAGATAAAGAAGCTGTTTCGGAATTATTCCGCGAAGTAGCAGTAAAAGTTGCAGATCGTCCGGGAGGATACACTCGTATTCTGAAAACCGGTAACCGTTTGGGCGATAACGCTGATATGTGTATTATCGAGTTAGTCGACTTTAACGAAGCAATGTTGGCTGCAACAGAAGAAGCTGCTGCACCTAAAAAACGCCGTTCACGTCGTGGTGGTGCCAAAAAAGCTACTGAAGTTGCTGCACAAGCTGCACCAGTTGTTGAAACTGAAGTGGCAGAAGAACCGGAAGCCGCAACTGGAACTGAAGTTAAAGCAGAAGAAGCAACTGAAGAGCCAAAAGCTGATGAATCAGCTGAAGAAGAAAAGAAAGAAGAATAAGATACTTTCTATAAACATAATGAAAAGCCGGTTTGCATTGCAAACCGGCTTTTTCATTTTAAATAAATTCCAGTAAATTTAAACCACAAGAACCAACTTATAAAATAAACCATGACCAAAAAGAATCAAACATCAAGACGAAATTTTATACGAACCACAGCTGCCGGTACTACTGCATTGGCTTTCGCACCATTGGCTTTTAGTTGTAAACCAAAAAATGCAGGATCGACCTTTGGTGGTGTGCCTGTTGGGGTGATTACCTACAGCTGGCGTAGTATGCCCGATTCGGTTGAAGAGATAATTGCCTATTGCAAAGCTGCCAATATTACCTCGCTTGAATTAATGGGGTATACCGCAGAAGAATGGGCAGGTGCACCGGCAACACCGCGTTGGCCCGGACGCGACGCTACCGAAGAAGAACGTATCGCTTATAGAATAGCCAGGGAAGAAGCCACAAAAAAGCAGAAAGAGTGGCGGGCAACAGTGGATGTTGAAAAATACAATGCGCTTAAAAAGTTATTTGATGATGCTGGTATCCATGTGCATACTGTAAAGTTTGCACCTGCCAACTGGAGCGACGATGAAATTGACTACGCTTTTAAAGCGGCAAAAATACTGGGAGCCGGAGCCGTTACAAATGAGATAGGTGATGCGGCCTGCAGAAAACTGGGTAAATTTGCCGAAAAGCATGGAATGATTGCTGCCTACCATAACCACGCGCAGCCGGGAGAGCCCGGCTTTGATTTTGAGGAGTTCCTGGTACATTCCCCTGCCAATAAACTTAACCTCGACGTGGGGCATTATTTTGGTGCTACCGGTAAACACCCCAATGAATTAATTGAAAAATTGCACGACAGAATTTACAGTATTCATCTTAAGGATAAAACGGGTGTAAACTCGGAGCCTGCCAATACCAACCAGGTTTGGGGCGAGGGTGAAACTCCGCTGTCCGATATTCTGGGTTTAATAAAAGATAAAAAATGGAATATCTATGCCGATATTGAGTTGGAATATCCAATACCCGAAGGATCGGATGCTCAGCAGGAAATTGTAAAGTGTGTGGCGTTTTGCAAGAATATTTTGAGCTAAGCGCTTTTTTATTAAAACTGTGGCTGCGACTGAAAACTAAAATCGATTCCCCCACCATTTACGCAAACGCTCCAATATTTTTGCTTCGGCAGCGTTATTTTGTGGCTGGTAAATGCGCTTGTTTTTAATCTCTTTGGGTAGGAAATCCTGTTCAACAAAATTACCGTCGTAGGCGTGGGCGTATTTATAATCTTTTCCGTAGCCGATTTCTTTCATCAGCTTGGTTGGAGCATTGCGGATGTGCAGGGGCACAGGCAAATCGCCAGTTTGTTTTACCAGAGCAATGGCATTGTCGATGGCTTCGTAAGCTGAATTACTTTTTGGCGAGGTAGCCAGGTAAATGGTACACTCCGAGAGGATAATACGCGCTTCAGGCATCCCTATTTTATGCACAGCATCAAAGGTGTTTTGTGCCATCAGCAGGCCATTGGGGTTGGCCAGCCCCACATCTTCGGCGGCAAGAATCAGCAAACGGCGGGCAATAAATTTTATGTCTTCGCCACCTTCCAGCATTCGGGCAAGCCAGTACACTGCAGCTTCGGGATCGCCACCACGAATACTTTTTATAAAGGCCGAAATAATGTCGTAATGCATTTCGCCTTTTTTGTCGTAAATGGCAAGATTTTTCTGTAGCTTGTCGGTAACTTTTTTATCGGTAATTACAATATTTTTTGCATCCTCGCCCAGAGTTACCAGTTCAAGTACGTTTAGCAGTTTGCGGGCATCGCCGCCCGAGTAACGAAGAATGGCTCCATCTTCGCGAAGTGTAATTTTTTTCTCTTTAAGTACCGTATCTTTTTTTGTGGCCTGCTTAATAATTCTCAGCAAAGCAGCTTTATCCAGATGTTCAAGAATATATACCTGACAACGCGATAATAATGGCGAAATTACTTCGAACGAAGGATTTTCGGTAGTTGCACCAACCAGGGTAATAGTGCCATCTTCAACCGCTCCCAGCAGCGAATCTTGTTGCGATTTACTAAAACGATGTATCTCGTCGATAAACAAAATGGGATTGGGCCGACTGAAAAACTGTTGCTTGCGGGCTTTGTCAATCACCTCGCGAATATCTTTAACACCCGAGTTTATGGCACTTAACGTAAAGAAAGGCCGTTCAAGTGTATTGGCAATAATACGGGCAAGGGTGGTTTTGCCAACACCCGGAGGCCCCCACAAAATTAAAGACGTGATTTTTCCCGAATCGATCATTTTGCGCAGAACAGCATCTTTTCCAACAAGGTGTTCCTGACCGATATAGTCGTCTAAAGTTTTTGGTCGTAAACGTTCTGCAAGTGGTTGATTCATAATTCAAGAAAAAAGTGTAAAGGTAAAAGTAAAAAGTATAAAGTAAAAAGTGCAAGGCAAAAGTGGAAAATTGAGAACAGTTGTGCCGGGCGAATTGAAAATTGGCAGCACCATGCCCCTCCCGGTATTTTATCAGTTTTTCAATAGCCAATTAAGCAAAATCAAGCTATTTATTAGCTCTCAAAATCAGTACTTCCATCCTTCAATCCTTAATTACAATACCGTACAATAATATTATAGGCACCATGTATTCCGAGTTCTCCGGCGCGGCTCAGGTCGAGTGCGCCTCCTTCAATATCATCGAGAAAAATTTTTGTAAGGCCCCGGTTAAAATAGGCTTCAGCAAATTCGGGTTCAAGGTCGATTGCCCGGTTTAAGTCTTCAACAGCGCTACGGTATTCGCCCAGACGTAGTTTTATAAAAGCCCGGTTGTAGTAGCCAAAAAAGAAATTCGGGTCGAGAAAAAGCGTAACAGCATAGTCGTCCAAAATATCCTGGTATTCAATGGTTGATGGTTTTATATTGCTGTTGTCAGTAATTTTTCCTTCGCGCAGTGTAAGTGCTGCAGGCGAAGTTGTTCCTGCTAAGAGTTCAACCTGTTCTTTTAATTTATAACGGGTGTTGGCACGCGTAAAATAGGCAACAGTTGTTTTTTCATTCAATTCAATGGCCTTGTCTAGATCGGTAAAAGCCTGGTTGTAATTTCCGGTTAAACTGTAAAATATGCCCCGGTTTAAATAGTTGTGGGCGTTTCCCTGGATGGCAATTTTTTCGTTAAAAAACAGAATAAAATTCTCGAAAACCGATTGGTAAGTGGTTACCGGTTTGTTGGTAATCGATAACAAGGGGTCATAATTGTTT
Above is a genomic segment from uncultured Draconibacterium sp. containing:
- the rplR gene encoding 50S ribosomal protein L18, whose translation is MALTKVQRRARIKSRVRTVVSGTAERPRLSVYRSNKQIYVQVIDDVQGTTLLAVSSSDKGIADASGTKSEKAAMVGKAVAEKALAAGITEVVFDRGGNLYHGRVKQLADAAREGGLKF
- the rpmC gene encoding 50S ribosomal protein L29, which produces MKVSEIKEMTNNEIVERLQIEKENLVRLRMNHAVSPLENPNKLKETKATIARLNTILRERELNENQN
- the rpsH gene encoding 30S ribosomal protein S8 — protein: MSKVTDPIADYLTRVRNAIMAKNRVVDIPASNLKKEITKLLKEKGYILNYKFEEGVGVQGNIKIALKYNPETKVSAIKALERISKPGLRQYCDTTSIPRVLNGLGIAIISTSKGVITDKEARELNVGGEVLCYVY
- the rpsQ gene encoding 30S ribosomal protein S17, coding for MENKERNLRKERIGVVVSDKMDKSIVVAEKRKVKHPIYGKFVNKTTKFHVHDEKNDCNVGDTVRIMETRPLSKTKCWRVVEIIERAK
- the rpsN gene encoding 30S ribosomal protein S14: MAKESMKAREVKRAKLVEKYAEKRARLKAEGDWEGLQKLPKNSSKVRLHNRCKLSGRPKGYMRQFGISRIDFREMASNGLIPGVKKASW
- the rpsC gene encoding 30S ribosomal protein S3, with the translated sequence MGQKVNPIANRLGFIKGWDSNWFGGDNYGDKLVEDQKIRKYLNARLAKASISRIVIERTLKLITITVHTSRPGIIIGKGGQEVDKLKEELKNITKKEVQINIFEIKRPELDAKIVANNIARQIEGKIAYRRAVKMAIASTMRMGAEGIKVLVSGRLNGAEMARSEMYKDGRTPLHTLRADIDYALAEALTKTGLIGVKVWICKGMVYGNRDLSPNLGQKSGRPGGNRGGGNRNRRRK
- the rplP gene encoding 50S ribosomal protein L16 — its product is MLQPRKVKFRRVQKGRIKGNAQRGNQLAFGSFGIKSLEESWLTGRQIEAARVAVTRYMQRRGQIWIRVFPDKPITKKPAEVRMGKGKGAPEGFVAPIAPGRVIIEAEGVPMETAKEALRLAAQKLPVKTKFMVRRDYVEE
- the rplN gene encoding 50S ribosomal protein L14; translation: MVQQESRCSVADNSGAKEVLVIRVLGGTRKRYATLGDTVVVTVKSAIAGGEMKKGTVSRAIVVRTKKENRRQDGSYIRFDDNAVVLLNNAGEMRGTRIFGPVARELREKNMKIISLAPEVL
- the rplF gene encoding 50S ribosomal protein L6, which codes for MSRIGKLPISIPAGVEVKVNDENVVSVKGPLGELTQQVDPVIEVSVEDGTIEVKRSGDSKREKSMHGLYRSLVNNMVEGVSKGYEIKLELVGVGYRAEVLPNNVLDLVLGFAHHTYLQLPSEVKVEAVSDKRSTPTVTLKSHDKQLIGQVAAKIRSFRKPEPYKGKGIKFVGEVLRRKAGKAAAK
- the rplE gene encoding 50S ribosomal protein L5, with translation MAYVPTLKKKYQEEIIPALKKEFDYSSVMQVPKLEKIILNQGVGAAIADKKLIDVAQTEMTMIAGQQAVQTVSKKDISNFKLRKKMPIGVRVTLRRDQMYEFLDRLIAVALPRIRDFKGIESKMDGRGNYTLGVPEQIIFPEIVLDKVSKINGMNITFVTSAKTDEEGFALLKELGLPFKNVKKN
- the rplX gene encoding 50S ribosomal protein L24, giving the protein MQKKLHIKKGDTVVVITGNSKGQKGRVLEVIRKTDRAIVEGVNMIKKHTKPNAQAPQGGIIEQEAPVHISNLMLVDPKTGEATRIGRKLNDDGKLVRISKKSGEEIK